A section of the Asticcacaulis sp. EMRT-3 genome encodes:
- the recR gene encoding recombination mediator RecR — protein sequence MSGAGPEIERLMALLSKLPGLGPRSARRAALALLKRRDQLLIPLSAAMQDAADKVTSCRVCGRLSTRDPCETCADPGRDQQMICVVEDDGALWAMERVGAFSGLYHVLGGLMSALDGVRPEDLRLDRLLERLRDGRVHEVVMALPATVEGQTTAHYIADRLKSLGNQVEITYLARGVPVGGELDWLDDHTIAHAFKTRR from the coding sequence ATGTCGGGCGCGGGGCCGGAAATCGAACGCCTGATGGCGCTTCTGTCAAAGCTGCCGGGTCTGGGGCCGCGTTCGGCCAGACGGGCGGCTCTGGCCCTGCTCAAACGCCGTGATCAACTATTGATTCCACTTTCCGCCGCCATGCAGGACGCCGCCGATAAGGTGACAAGCTGCCGCGTCTGCGGGCGCTTATCGACGCGCGATCCGTGTGAAACCTGCGCCGATCCGGGCCGTGACCAGCAGATGATCTGCGTGGTCGAGGACGATGGCGCCTTGTGGGCGATGGAGCGGGTCGGGGCCTTTAGCGGCCTCTATCATGTGCTGGGCGGGCTGATGTCGGCGCTCGATGGCGTGCGGCCCGAAGACCTGCGGCTGGACAGGCTGCTTGAACGCCTGCGCGATGGCCGCGTGCATGAAGTGGTGATGGCCCTGCCCGCCACGGTCGAGGGCCAGACCACGGCCCACTATATCGCCGACCGGCTGAAAAGCCTCGGCAATCAGGTTGAGATCACCTATCTGGCGCGCGGCGTGCCGGTGGGCGGCGAACTCGACTGGCTGGATGATCATACTATCGCTCACGCCTTCAAAACCCGACGATAA
- a CDS encoding VUT family protein, with protein MADFKAVARKVITGGSPWTYVYLFLIPFINWCFDHVPTFPLPGHGDWNPMTIVTGLVLVVRDFAQREVGHYIFGFLAVGLLLSVVTSDPTIAFASACAFAISETIDWALFTFAKLPLSKRVFVSAGISGPIDAAAFLWIASYAIPGIFNGWSLAGSVVSRFLGCLVVYFLMKHREKVRALASA; from the coding sequence ATGGCGGATTTCAAGGCGGTAGCGCGTAAGGTGATAACGGGCGGCAGTCCGTGGACCTATGTTTATCTGTTCCTGATTCCGTTTATCAACTGGTGCTTCGACCATGTGCCGACCTTCCCTTTGCCGGGTCACGGTGACTGGAATCCGATGACGATTGTCACCGGTCTGGTGCTGGTGGTGCGCGATTTCGCCCAGCGCGAAGTGGGCCATTATATTTTCGGATTTCTGGCGGTCGGCCTGCTGTTGTCGGTGGTCACCTCCGACCCGACCATCGCTTTCGCCAGCGCCTGCGCCTTTGCTATCAGCGAAACCATCGACTGGGCGCTGTTTACCTTCGCCAAATTGCCGCTGTCAAAGCGCGTCTTCGTGTCGGCGGGCATATCGGGGCCGATCGACGCCGCCGCCTTTTTGTGGATCGCCAGCTATGCCATTCCCGGCATTTTCAATGGCTGGTCGCTGGCGGGTTCGGTGGTCAGCCGCTTTCTGGGCTGCCTCGTCGTCTATTTTTTGATGAAGCACCGCGAAAAGGTGCGCGCATTGGCCTCGGCTTAG
- the rmuC gene encoding DNA recombination protein RmuC gives MNTLSITLLLVSIVALAFAGAWWLAFREGQRLRQRADDLGEQLLVAARELATVKERARNLEDARAAMSEQFQIVSQQALQASNEALLKASAERDKLALERVGHTLKPVAEQLTRFEAQVKAMEESRAKDTGGLKQQITELMAASHATREVTQKLAGALRRGAGVQGKWGEEVLRNVLQAAGLSSRFDFVEQYSLDTDEGRRRPDVVVRLPGDTSSAVFVIDSKVNLTAYLQAAESTDEAARELLLRQHAQAMRGHVRDLSAKAYWDQFKDQVSPDFVAMFIPGDGLLAAALDHAPDLMTEAMDRKVIIVTPTTLFALCKAVAYGWRVEDQMKNAGHIADLGRELYARLSVMGDHVAGMGGALGKAVDKYNAFVGSLESKVLTQARRFEDLQVEHQGKSVPELPVIESQPRVASKLNALEVAEETAQP, from the coding sequence ATGAACACGCTTTCTATTACGCTTTTGCTCGTCTCCATTGTCGCCCTCGCTTTTGCCGGGGCGTGGTGGCTGGCCTTTCGTGAGGGGCAGCGCTTGCGTCAGCGCGCCGATGATCTGGGCGAACAGTTGCTGGTGGCGGCCAGAGAACTGGCGACTGTCAAGGAGCGGGCGCGCAATCTCGAAGACGCGCGCGCCGCCATGAGCGAGCAGTTTCAGATTGTGTCGCAGCAGGCCCTACAGGCCTCGAACGAGGCCTTGCTGAAGGCGTCGGCCGAGCGCGATAAGCTGGCGCTGGAGCGGGTCGGGCATACGCTGAAACCGGTGGCCGAGCAGCTCACGCGCTTTGAAGCCCAGGTCAAGGCGATGGAAGAATCGCGCGCCAAGGATACCGGCGGCTTAAAACAGCAGATTACCGAACTGATGGCGGCGTCGCACGCCACGCGCGAAGTGACGCAGAAACTGGCCGGGGCGCTCAGGCGCGGGGCCGGGGTGCAGGGTAAGTGGGGCGAGGAGGTGCTGCGCAATGTCTTGCAGGCAGCGGGCCTGTCGTCGCGCTTTGATTTCGTCGAGCAATACAGCCTCGATACCGATGAAGGCCGCCGTCGCCCCGATGTGGTGGTCAGGTTGCCGGGCGACACGTCAAGCGCGGTGTTCGTCATCGATTCCAAGGTCAATCTGACCGCCTATCTGCAAGCCGCCGAAAGCACCGATGAGGCGGCGCGCGAGCTTTTGCTGCGCCAGCATGCGCAAGCCATGCGCGGCCATGTGCGCGATTTGTCGGCCAAGGCCTATTGGGATCAGTTCAAGGATCAGGTGTCGCCCGATTTCGTCGCCATGTTTATTCCGGGCGATGGCTTGCTGGCGGCGGCGCTCGATCATGCGCCCGATCTGATGACCGAGGCGATGGACAGGAAGGTGATCATCGTCACCCCCACCACCCTGTTCGCCCTGTGCAAGGCGGTGGCCTATGGCTGGCGCGTCGAAGACCAGATGAAAAATGCCGGTCATATTGCCGATCTGGGCCGCGAGCTATATGCACGGCTGTCGGTCATGGGCGATCATGTGGCCGGTATGGGCGGGGCGCTGGGCAAGGCGGTTGATAAATATAACGCCTTTGTCGGCTCACTGGAAAGCAAGGTACTGACCCAGGCGCGCCGTTTCGAGGATTTGCAGGTCGAGCATCAGGGCAAGTCGGTGCCGGAACTGCCGGTGATCGAAAGCCAGCCGCGCGTGGCCAGCAAGCTCAATGCGCTGGAAGTCGCCGAAGAAACGGCACAGCCATAG
- the def gene encoding peptide deformylase, translated as MAIREIITVPNPLLKQVSKPVTEVDDALRALMDDMLETMYDAPGIGLAAIQIGEPVRVIVMDLQERPEGADPEAEGVKAPRYFVNPEIVWASEDTIPYEEGCLSVPEYYDEVQRPSHVRIRYLDYDGKAVEEEAEGLFAVCIQHEMDHLEGVLFIDHLSKLKRDRAVTKVKKLKRVA; from the coding sequence ATGGCTATTCGTGAAATTATAACTGTACCCAATCCGCTCCTCAAGCAGGTGTCCAAACCCGTGACTGAGGTCGATGACGCCTTGCGCGCCCTGATGGATGATATGCTGGAAACCATGTATGACGCGCCGGGCATTGGTCTGGCCGCCATCCAGATTGGTGAGCCGGTGCGCGTCATCGTCATGGACTTGCAGGAAAGGCCCGAGGGTGCCGATCCCGAAGCAGAGGGCGTCAAGGCACCGCGCTATTTCGTCAATCCGGAAATCGTCTGGGCGTCGGAAGACACGATCCCTTACGAAGAGGGCTGCCTGAGTGTGCCGGAATATTATGACGAGGTGCAGCGCCCGTCACATGTCCGCATCCGTTATCTCGATTATGATGGCAAGGCCGTTGAAGAAGAGGCCGAAGGCCTGTTCGCCGTCTGTATCCAGCACGAAATGGACCATCTCGAAGGCGTCCTGTTCATCGATCACCTGTCGAAGCTGAAGCGCGACCGGGCGGTCACTAAGGTGAAAAAGCTGAAGCGCGTCGCCTGA
- the fmt gene encoding methionyl-tRNA formyltransferase: protein MRLAFMGTPEFAVKALAELVASGHEIVCVYSQPPAPKGRGQVLSPSPVHQFASGLGLEVRTPKSMKTPEAIADFQALDIDACVVVAYGQILKAEVLDHPPLGCFNLHASLLPRWRGAAPIQRAIMAGDAFTGVEVMRMSEGLDEGPAILSGRVEITAEDTFQTLHDKLALLGASLLPVALAAVERGGAKERAQTGEVTYARKISPQEARIDWSRPARALDFHIRGLSPFPGAWTTMTTPKGEQRLKILMSRLCDEVSGEVPGTLLLGGLKVATGDGIIELLRVQREGRAAQDAAEFIKGAGLKAGDRLI from the coding sequence ATGCGTCTGGCCTTTATGGGCACGCCCGAATTTGCCGTGAAGGCGCTGGCCGAACTGGTGGCGTCAGGCCATGAGATCGTTTGCGTCTATTCGCAGCCGCCCGCGCCGAAAGGCCGAGGTCAGGTCTTGTCGCCTTCACCCGTGCATCAGTTCGCCTCCGGCCTCGGCCTGGAGGTGCGCACGCCCAAATCGATGAAGACGCCGGAGGCCATAGCTGACTTTCAGGCGCTCGACATCGATGCCTGTGTCGTGGTGGCCTATGGCCAGATCCTGAAGGCCGAAGTGCTCGATCATCCGCCGCTGGGCTGCTTCAACCTGCACGCCTCGCTGTTGCCGCGCTGGCGTGGGGCCGCGCCGATCCAGCGCGCCATTATGGCGGGCGACGCCTTTACCGGCGTTGAGGTGATGCGGATGAGCGAAGGGCTGGATGAAGGCCCGGCGATTCTGTCGGGCCGCGTCGAAATCACCGCCGAGGATACCTTCCAGACCCTGCACGACAAGCTGGCCCTGTTGGGGGCTTCGCTGCTGCCGGTGGCGCTGGCGGCGGTGGAGCGCGGCGGGGCGAAAGAGCGCGCACAGACGGGCGAGGTCACCTATGCCCGCAAGATCAGCCCGCAAGAGGCGCGCATCGACTGGTCGCGTCCGGCGCGCGCGCTCGATTTCCATATTCGCGGCCTGTCGCCCTTTCCGGGCGCCTGGACGACCATGACCACGCCAAAGGGCGAACAGCGCCTGAAAATCCTGATGTCGCGCCTGTGCGATGAGGTGTCGGGCGAGGTGCCGGGTACGCTTTTGCTGGGCGGATTGAAGGTGGCGACCGGCGACGGCATTATCGAGCTTTTGCGCGTCCAGCGCGAAGGGCGCGCGGCGCAGGACGCCGCCGAATTTATCAAGGGCGCAGGGCTTAAGGCCGGGGACAGGCTGATCTGA
- the truA gene encoding tRNA pseudouridine(38-40) synthase TruA → MPRYKLLIEYDGRPYCGFQAQDNLPTVQASIEAAIRKFSGQTLRINTAGRTDTGVHATGAVISFDLEKVWRPQVVRDAINAHLTPEPIAVLAAEIMADSEFSARFSATGRMYLYRILNREAPPALDQGRVWHIKKPLDVAVMAQAAKALIGHHDFTTFRYIGCQAATPVKTLDIARVARLGEEVHLVFAARSFLHKQVRSMTGTLADVGSGRLPPDYVAKALAAKDRARCGQVAPAHGLYLTHVTYEDEPNFEKYASIKA, encoded by the coding sequence ATGCCGCGTTACAAGCTGCTGATCGAATATGACGGGCGGCCCTATTGCGGCTTTCAGGCGCAGGACAATCTGCCGACGGTTCAGGCGTCAATCGAAGCCGCCATCCGCAAATTCAGCGGCCAGACTTTGCGTATCAATACGGCAGGCCGCACCGATACGGGTGTCCATGCCACCGGTGCGGTGATCAGTTTTGATCTCGAAAAAGTCTGGCGGCCGCAGGTGGTGCGCGACGCCATCAATGCCCACCTGACGCCGGAGCCGATTGCCGTTCTGGCCGCCGAAATCATGGCGGACAGCGAGTTTTCGGCGCGCTTTTCGGCCACGGGACGCATGTATCTGTATCGTATTCTCAACCGCGAAGCGCCGCCCGCCCTCGATCAGGGCCGCGTCTGGCACATCAAGAAGCCGCTCGATGTGGCGGTGATGGCGCAGGCGGCCAAAGCCCTGATCGGCCATCACGATTTCACCACCTTCCGCTATATCGGCTGTCAGGCGGCAACCCCCGTCAAGACGCTTGATATAGCTCGTGTGGCGCGCCTTGGCGAAGAGGTGCATCTGGTTTTTGCGGCGCGTTCGTTTCTGCACAAGCAGGTGCGCTCAATGACCGGCACCCTGGCCGATGTTGGCTCGGGCCGTCTGCCGCCGGACTATGTGGCCAAGGCCCTGGCGGCGAAGGATCGCGCCAGATGCGGTCAGGTGGCCCCGGCGCACGGCCTTTATCTGACCCATGTCACCTATGAGGATGAGCCGAATTTCGAGAAATACGCCTCGATCAAGGCCTGA
- the dapE gene encoding succinyl-diaminopimelate desuccinylase — protein MKTDTQLKKIVDALALTQALIRRPSITPADAGAMDVVQSALERLGFTCTRLTFGKIENLYARRGRSSPNLCFAGHTDVVPSGVRDLWRYDPFGGEVHDGYLTGRGAVDMKGAIAAWIAAVSRLPELPGSLSFLITGDEEGDAVNGTKKVVEHLKEKGEVIDHCIVGEPTSAEKLGDMIKVGRRGSLNATFTVIGKQGHVAYPDRALNPLPVLVNLLAEIKGRVLDRGYQGFPPSNVEITTIDTGNPTTNVIPTQASARINIRFNPSHTGTTLNTWLLGLCEKHAHGTPIRIDFKSQVSGEAFLTEPGDFVDLILDTIKTKLKLKADPSTTGGTSDARFIRDLCPVVEFGLVGQTMHQINESVSVTDLQDLSETYQALIEAYFSKFGSSS, from the coding sequence GTGAAAACAGATACTCAGTTGAAAAAAATCGTCGATGCGCTGGCCCTGACCCAGGCGCTGATCCGCCGCCCCTCGATCACGCCCGCCGACGCCGGCGCTATGGATGTGGTGCAAAGCGCGCTCGAACGGCTTGGCTTTACCTGCACGCGGCTGACCTTTGGCAAAATAGAAAACCTCTATGCCCGCCGTGGCCGTAGCTCGCCTAATCTGTGCTTTGCCGGTCATACCGATGTGGTGCCGTCGGGCGTGCGCGATTTGTGGCGCTATGATCCGTTTGGCGGCGAAGTGCATGACGGCTATCTGACCGGACGCGGCGCGGTCGATATGAAGGGGGCTATCGCCGCCTGGATCGCGGCGGTTTCGCGCCTGCCCGAACTGCCCGGCAGCCTGTCCTTCCTGATCACCGGCGATGAAGAAGGCGACGCCGTCAACGGCACGAAAAAGGTGGTTGAGCACCTGAAGGAAAAAGGCGAGGTCATCGATCACTGCATTGTCGGTGAGCCGACATCGGCTGAGAAACTCGGCGATATGATCAAGGTGGGGCGACGCGGCAGCCTCAACGCCACCTTCACGGTCATCGGCAAACAGGGCCATGTCGCCTATCCCGACCGGGCGCTTAATCCGCTGCCGGTTCTGGTCAATCTGCTGGCCGAGATCAAGGGGCGCGTGCTCGATCGTGGCTATCAGGGCTTTCCACCGTCAAATGTCGAAATCACCACCATCGATACCGGCAACCCGACCACCAATGTCATCCCCACCCAGGCCAGCGCGCGCATCAATATCCGCTTCAACCCCAGCCATACCGGCACGACGCTGAATACCTGGCTGCTGGGCCTGTGCGAAAAGCACGCCCACGGCACGCCGATCCGCATCGATTTCAAATCACAGGTGTCAGGCGAGGCCTTCCTGACCGAACCGGGTGATTTCGTCGATCTGATCCTCGATACGATCAAAACGAAACTGAAACTCAAGGCCGACCCCTCCACCACAGGCGGCACCTCGGATGCGCGCTTTATCCGCGACCTGTGCCCGGTGGTCGAGTTCGGTCTGGTGGGTCAGACCATGCACCAGATCAATGAGAGCGTATCCGTGACCGATCTTCAGGATTTGAGCGAAACCTATCAGGCCTTGATCGAGGCGTATTTCTCGAAATTCGGCTCATCCTCATAG